A genomic segment from Legionella quinlivanii encodes:
- a CDS encoding nucleic acid/nucleotide deaminase domain-containing protein: MRQSQIQELILNSAAKHQPKINISNSKAKGIAHYLTETGVEDNDIVNKIVPAIINQLALTPAATNKFPHANFIDQFIRDNHIAVPPEPQRTSKNAVKAQRRVDSLSRLMAVHDTISPCVAVVLHEGKLVIASNFPRITATDEADTISKFTKIMDRRLHIVQDFIKKMEADFLADSKFEVSDDLDILLTDGESLADEKLNIAFNAKGLALAALAVRALGQEDAGGYATVVPERNKKCESQREHLQKALLKLASSYFLTKYYGIANTGLSIEQAKALTSGNYELLVRSDSIGKGNWHAEQLIVDYLRQNNAIKPEEPVHIGISKLCCQACDSVLSEFKGIEYRGSHGVSFPGVHNMLTGEVHQGLRTGKSTHLCASDSDSEVDLSSSNSSLTSSMDLSSSSSQITEGSESGRGSLKRSVDSFYGCGSTFFMVKKAREEHRLTASCDGITLPIKV, from the coding sequence ATGCGCCAATCTCAGATTCAAGAGTTAATCCTTAATAGTGCTGCCAAACACCAGCCAAAAATTAATATCTCCAATAGTAAAGCAAAAGGGATTGCTCATTATTTAACAGAGACTGGTGTAGAGGATAACGACATCGTCAATAAAATCGTTCCTGCGATAATTAATCAGTTAGCGTTGACACCTGCTGCGACGAATAAATTTCCGCATGCTAATTTTATTGATCAATTTATCCGTGACAATCATATCGCTGTTCCTCCTGAGCCGCAAAGAACAAGCAAAAACGCAGTAAAAGCACAACGACGCGTCGATAGCCTGAGTCGTCTTATGGCAGTGCATGATACGATTAGCCCCTGTGTTGCAGTCGTGTTGCATGAAGGGAAATTGGTAATAGCCTCTAACTTCCCGCGTATTACAGCGACTGACGAAGCGGATACTATCAGCAAATTTACTAAAATAATGGACCGGCGCTTGCATATCGTGCAGGATTTCATCAAAAAAATGGAAGCAGATTTTCTGGCTGATTCTAAATTTGAAGTCTCAGATGATCTTGATATCTTACTTACCGATGGTGAATCGCTTGCGGATGAAAAGTTAAATATTGCTTTTAATGCCAAGGGCCTGGCTCTGGCGGCACTGGCAGTCAGGGCTTTAGGTCAGGAAGATGCGGGCGGTTATGCTACGGTAGTGCCGGAGCGCAATAAAAAGTGTGAAAGCCAAAGAGAGCACCTGCAAAAGGCATTATTAAAGCTGGCATCCTCTTATTTCCTCACAAAATACTATGGTATAGCCAATACAGGGTTATCTATCGAGCAAGCCAAAGCATTAACATCTGGCAACTACGAATTATTAGTCCGTTCAGACAGCATTGGCAAAGGGAATTGGCATGCTGAACAATTGATAGTTGACTATCTGCGTCAGAACAATGCGATAAAGCCAGAGGAGCCTGTTCATATCGGTATCTCCAAGTTGTGCTGCCAGGCATGTGATAGCGTGTTATCTGAATTCAAAGGTATAGAATACCGTGGGTCGCACGGAGTTAGTTTTCCAGGCGTGCACAATATGTTAACCGGAGAAGTTCATCAGGGACTCAGAACAGGAAAATCAACGCATCTTTGTGCGAGCGACAGTGATAGTGAAGTCGATTTGAGCAGCTCAAATTCCTCTTTGACCAGTTCGATGGATTTATCCAGTTCCAGTTCACAGATCACTGAGGGCAGTGAATCAGGGAGGGGAAGCCTGAAACGCTCCGTTGATTCATTTTACGGCTGCGGTTCAACATTCTTTATGGTGAAGAAAGCAAGAGAGGAACATCGTTTAACGGCATCATGCGATGGAATTACACTACCCATAAAGGTCTAA
- a CDS encoding Lpg0189 family type II secretion system effector — protein sequence MKFRLFYAALLLSPLSAFADEVPINQPVIPAANAAPENTVTRQYTTEDKTADLASFQRSIDYPTQIVRIKGSLADKNLSCDEVNAAIDKAMVSKITPDKFTYNIYISCSYDPQTRLATSFLINTYFDPLSDNAIDYLNNYLAEYNGSDLLGTTFNIESAKGVVISMNLNAGYKNNMRKTTYTLYHQDRGNYFFKSNYDLKKELIADIYSRFYSNDPEVVLPFLDKWISPYASSIYPGILRSSNYVELQPERIFVMDHEGDLFVSNLKYYFAHTCTKYTNKRCM from the coding sequence ATGAAGTTCAGATTATTTTATGCGGCTCTGCTCCTGTCTCCCCTGTCAGCATTTGCAGATGAGGTTCCTATAAATCAACCTGTAATACCTGCTGCAAACGCGGCTCCTGAAAATACAGTTACCCGCCAATATACAACGGAAGACAAAACAGCTGATCTGGCCAGTTTTCAGCGCAGTATTGATTACCCCACACAAATTGTGCGAATCAAAGGAAGCCTGGCAGATAAAAATTTAAGTTGTGATGAGGTCAATGCAGCGATTGATAAGGCTATGGTTTCAAAAATAACGCCTGATAAATTTACCTACAATATTTATATTTCCTGCAGCTATGATCCTCAGACTCGTCTGGCGACCAGCTTTCTGATCAATACTTATTTTGATCCGCTTTCAGATAATGCTATCGATTATTTAAATAACTATCTGGCCGAATATAATGGCTCTGATCTGCTAGGAACCACTTTTAATATTGAAAGTGCAAAAGGTGTTGTTATCTCCATGAACCTCAATGCCGGTTATAAGAATAACATGCGCAAAACCACTTATACTTTATATCACCAGGATCGTGGAAATTATTTTTTTAAGAGCAATTATGATTTGAAAAAGGAACTCATAGCCGATATTTACAGCCGCTTCTATTCCAACGATCCGGAAGTCGTTCTACCTTTTCTCGACAAATGGATTAGCCCCTATGCGAGCTCTATTTATCCTGGAATTCTTCGCTCTTCCAATTATGTCGAGCTACAGCCTGAAAGGATATTCGTAATGGACCATGAGGGTGATCTTTTTGTGTCTAATTTGAAATATTATTTTGCTCACACCTGCACTAAATATACCAACAAACGTTGTATGTAA
- the mctP gene encoding monocarboxylate uptake permease MctP: MSLSMLLIFLFLFLLVSLIGFMAVHWRKADMNSLHEWALAGRSFGTIISWFLVGGDLFTAYTFIAVPAFMYGAGALGFFAIPYTFIVYPLGFLILPKLWSVSKQHGFITAADFVRARYDSSLLSLLVAITGVIATMPYIALQLAGIQIIIAALGFPTTGLAGEAPLIIAFIVLSVYTYRSGVRAPALIAVVKDILIYIALIAAILIIPAKLGGFSAIFAKIPTDKLLLKAPIEGNMNQYSAYLTLAFGSALALLLYPHSINVMLSAKNENAIRKNMILLALFSVLLGICALLGYMALAAGVEANPRFTAYFQQYKANFAVPALYLDSFPDWFLGIAFAAFAIGGLVPAAIMSISAANLCTRNIYKEYTRSSVSLKDEAKIAKIISLLIKAGALAFILFLPLDYIIQLQLLGGIWISQTFPSVIVGLYTRWFDYRALILGWIVGIISGTWGILWLNFKSSIYPLKIGDYIIPGYLSCYTLILNFLIAALGTFFIKKMQLKPSDDLTELFKK; the protein is encoded by the coding sequence GTGTCTCTTAGCATGCTGCTGATTTTTCTTTTCCTTTTTCTGTTGGTAAGTCTCATCGGATTTATGGCTGTTCACTGGCGAAAGGCAGATATGAATTCTCTTCATGAATGGGCTCTGGCCGGGCGCAGTTTCGGAACCATTATCTCCTGGTTTTTAGTAGGAGGCGATTTATTCACGGCTTATACCTTTATTGCTGTTCCTGCGTTTATGTATGGGGCTGGCGCTCTTGGATTTTTTGCGATTCCCTATACCTTTATTGTTTACCCGCTCGGCTTTCTTATACTTCCAAAACTATGGTCGGTATCAAAACAACATGGGTTTATTACAGCAGCCGATTTTGTCAGGGCCCGCTATGACAGTTCACTGCTCTCTTTACTGGTTGCGATAACCGGGGTTATCGCAACGATGCCTTATATCGCTTTGCAACTAGCCGGAATTCAGATCATTATTGCAGCCTTAGGCTTCCCTACTACGGGTCTGGCTGGTGAGGCACCTCTAATCATCGCCTTCATTGTATTATCTGTTTACACGTATCGAAGCGGGGTCAGAGCTCCTGCTTTGATTGCAGTGGTGAAAGATATATTAATTTATATCGCTTTGATTGCAGCCATTCTGATAATTCCAGCAAAGTTAGGGGGATTCTCTGCTATTTTTGCCAAAATCCCCACTGATAAGCTGCTGTTAAAAGCCCCCATAGAGGGTAATATGAATCAATACAGTGCCTACCTTACACTGGCATTTGGCTCAGCATTGGCATTGCTGTTATATCCGCACAGCATTAATGTGATGCTGAGTGCTAAAAATGAAAACGCTATCCGAAAAAATATGATCCTTCTTGCGCTTTTCTCGGTGCTATTGGGAATATGCGCTTTGCTAGGGTATATGGCGTTGGCGGCTGGTGTTGAAGCAAATCCTCGATTTACCGCCTATTTCCAGCAATATAAAGCGAATTTTGCGGTGCCGGCTTTGTATCTTGATAGCTTTCCGGACTGGTTCCTTGGCATTGCATTCGCAGCTTTTGCCATTGGCGGCCTGGTGCCGGCTGCAATTATGTCGATTTCTGCAGCTAATTTATGCACGAGAAACATTTATAAAGAATATACCAGATCTTCAGTGTCGCTTAAGGATGAGGCGAAAATTGCCAAGATTATCTCCCTGTTGATTAAGGCTGGTGCTCTGGCATTTATTCTCTTTTTGCCTTTGGATTACATCATTCAATTACAATTATTGGGTGGAATCTGGATAAGCCAGACATTTCCCTCTGTTATCGTGGGTTTGTATACGCGCTGGTTTGATTATCGAGCTCTGATTTTGGGCTGGATCGTGGGAATTATCAGCGGCACATGGGGGATCCTGTGGTTAAACTTTAAATCTTCTATTTATCCACTGAAAATAGGAGATTATATTATACCGGGATATTTATCCTGTTACACATTAATTCTTAATTTTCTAATAGCTGCTTTGGGCACTTTTTTTATCAAAAAAATGCAGCTAAAACCCTCTGATGATTTGACGGAATTATTCAAAAAATAA